The following are encoded together in the Oncorhynchus gorbuscha isolate QuinsamMale2020 ecotype Even-year linkage group LG03, OgorEven_v1.0, whole genome shotgun sequence genome:
- the LOC124032300 gene encoding isocitrate dehydrogenase [NAD] subunit gamma, mitochondrial-like isoform X1, giving the protein MAASSAVISMSKIIKPIWGRRLATTAKGFGATVSSRREKSTVGQIIPPPAKYGGRHTVTLIPGDGIGPELLNHVKELFRFSCVPVDFEVVNVSSATEDDINNAITAIRRNGVALKGNIETLHTLPASHKSRNNLLRTSLDLYANVMHCKSLPGVQTRHNNIDIMIIRENTEGEYSSLEHESVSGVVECLKIITRTNSLRIAEYAFKLAREKGRKRVTAVHKANIMKLGDGLFLQCCREVAAGYPDIAFDAMIVDNTTMQLVSKPQQFDVMVMPNLYGNVVSNVCAGLVGGPGLVPGANYGRDYAVFETATRNTGKSIADRNIANPTAMLLASCMMLDHLKLHDYATMIRNAVLTTMNETRLHTADIGGQGTTSEVVQAIMRNIQSKGPLTSEL; this is encoded by the exons ATGGCCGCCTCCAGTGCAGTGATATCAATGTCCAAAATCATTAAACCCATTTGGGGTAGACGGTTGGCAACGACAGCAAAA GGATTTGGAGCCACAGTGAGCAGTCGTAGAGAGAAGTCAACAGTA GGACAAATCATT CCCCCTCCTGCGAAGTATGGTGGCAGACACACTGTAACTCTGATACCTGGAGATGGTATTGGACCAGAACTGCTCAATCACGTAAAGGAGCTCTTCAG GTTCAGCTGTGTACCTGTGGACTTTGAGGTCGTGAATGTCAGCTCAGCTACCGAGGATGACATCAACAACGCCATCACAGCCATCCGCCGTAACGGAGTGGCCCTCAAAG gtaaCATTGAGACCCTCCACACCCTGCCTGCTTCCCACAAGTCCAGAAACAATCTCCTCCG CACCAGTCTGGACCTGTATGCCAACGTCATGCACTGTAAATCCCTCCCTGGAGTTCAGACTCGCCACAACAACATTGACATCATGATCATCAGGGAGAACACTGAGGGAGAGTACAGCAGTCTGGAGCATGAG AGTGTATCAGGGGTGGTGGAGTGTCTCAAGATCATCACCCGGACTAACTCCCTGAGAATCGCTGAGTATGCCTTTAAATTGGCCCGGGAGAAAGGTCGCAAGAGGGTCACTGCAGTTCACAAGGCCAACATCAT GAAGCTGGGAGATGGTCTGTTCCTGCAGTGCTGTCGAGAGGTGGCTGCTGGATACCCTGACATTGCCTTCGACGCCATGATAGTCGACAACACCACCATGCAG CTAGTGTCTAAGCCCCAGCAGTTTGATGTTATGGTGATGCCCAACCTGTATGGTAATGTGGTTAGCAATGTGTGTGCTGGCCTGGTGGGAGGACCAGGGCTGGTGCCAGGGGCCAACTATGGCCGTGACTATGCTGTCTTCGAAACG GCCACCAGGAACACAGGGAAGAGTATTGCTGACAGGAACATTGCTAACCCAACTGCCATGCTACTGGCCAGCTGCATGATGCTGGACCACCTCAA GCTCCACGATTATGCCACTATGATCAGGAATGCAGTCCTTACGACCATGAACGAGACTCGG TTGCACACAGCTGACATCGGGGGGCAGGGCACCACCTCTGAGGTGGTTCAGGCGATCATGAGAAACATCCAGAGCAAGGGGCCTCTCACCAGCGAGCTCTGA
- the LOC124032300 gene encoding isocitrate dehydrogenase [NAD] subunit gamma, mitochondrial-like isoform X2 translates to MAASSAVISMSKIIKPIWGRRLATTAKGFGATVSSRREKSTVPPPAKYGGRHTVTLIPGDGIGPELLNHVKELFRFSCVPVDFEVVNVSSATEDDINNAITAIRRNGVALKGNIETLHTLPASHKSRNNLLRTSLDLYANVMHCKSLPGVQTRHNNIDIMIIRENTEGEYSSLEHESVSGVVECLKIITRTNSLRIAEYAFKLAREKGRKRVTAVHKANIMKLGDGLFLQCCREVAAGYPDIAFDAMIVDNTTMQLVSKPQQFDVMVMPNLYGNVVSNVCAGLVGGPGLVPGANYGRDYAVFETATRNTGKSIADRNIANPTAMLLASCMMLDHLKLHDYATMIRNAVLTTMNETRLHTADIGGQGTTSEVVQAIMRNIQSKGPLTSEL, encoded by the exons ATGGCCGCCTCCAGTGCAGTGATATCAATGTCCAAAATCATTAAACCCATTTGGGGTAGACGGTTGGCAACGACAGCAAAA GGATTTGGAGCCACAGTGAGCAGTCGTAGAGAGAAGTCAACAGTA CCCCCTCCTGCGAAGTATGGTGGCAGACACACTGTAACTCTGATACCTGGAGATGGTATTGGACCAGAACTGCTCAATCACGTAAAGGAGCTCTTCAG GTTCAGCTGTGTACCTGTGGACTTTGAGGTCGTGAATGTCAGCTCAGCTACCGAGGATGACATCAACAACGCCATCACAGCCATCCGCCGTAACGGAGTGGCCCTCAAAG gtaaCATTGAGACCCTCCACACCCTGCCTGCTTCCCACAAGTCCAGAAACAATCTCCTCCG CACCAGTCTGGACCTGTATGCCAACGTCATGCACTGTAAATCCCTCCCTGGAGTTCAGACTCGCCACAACAACATTGACATCATGATCATCAGGGAGAACACTGAGGGAGAGTACAGCAGTCTGGAGCATGAG AGTGTATCAGGGGTGGTGGAGTGTCTCAAGATCATCACCCGGACTAACTCCCTGAGAATCGCTGAGTATGCCTTTAAATTGGCCCGGGAGAAAGGTCGCAAGAGGGTCACTGCAGTTCACAAGGCCAACATCAT GAAGCTGGGAGATGGTCTGTTCCTGCAGTGCTGTCGAGAGGTGGCTGCTGGATACCCTGACATTGCCTTCGACGCCATGATAGTCGACAACACCACCATGCAG CTAGTGTCTAAGCCCCAGCAGTTTGATGTTATGGTGATGCCCAACCTGTATGGTAATGTGGTTAGCAATGTGTGTGCTGGCCTGGTGGGAGGACCAGGGCTGGTGCCAGGGGCCAACTATGGCCGTGACTATGCTGTCTTCGAAACG GCCACCAGGAACACAGGGAAGAGTATTGCTGACAGGAACATTGCTAACCCAACTGCCATGCTACTGGCCAGCTGCATGATGCTGGACCACCTCAA GCTCCACGATTATGCCACTATGATCAGGAATGCAGTCCTTACGACCATGAACGAGACTCGG TTGCACACAGCTGACATCGGGGGGCAGGGCACCACCTCTGAGGTGGTTCAGGCGATCATGAGAAACATCCAGAGCAAGGGGCCTCTCACCAGCGAGCTCTGA